In the genome of Neovison vison isolate M4711 chromosome 3, ASM_NN_V1, whole genome shotgun sequence, one region contains:
- the SPATA3 gene encoding spermatogenesis-associated protein 3 translates to MRKGKRKKPESRRHGSTSQRTSSESTPQQPSPASTPQQPSPRSSPQEPSLPSPASTPQQPSPASTPQQASPRSTPQPSSVSTPRQSAPQALPATETNSSTRGLLPQDTNSKASSRSRKTGAVTRAGPRAFCSCSTCPGSSACWRRLGLCHSRIFDVLLPRVWPTMPGRGSPSLLTFYRKPTRKHSTHRNSRAPSSRDCCCSSGGPRSCLLHH, encoded by the exons ATGAGGAAGGGCAAAAGGAAGAAGCCGGAATCCAGACGCCATGGCTCCACCTCCCAGCGCACCAGCTCCGAGTCCACCCCGCAGCAGCCCAGCCCGGCATCCACTCCGCAACAGCCCAGCCCCAGATCCAGCCCGCAGGAGCCCAGCCTG CCCAGTCCCGCCTCCACCCCACAGCAGCCCAGCCCCGCCTCCACCCCGCAGCAGGCCAGCCCCAGATCTACCCCCCAGCCCAGCTCCGTAAGCACCCCCCGACAGTCTGCGCCCCAGGCTCTCCCAGCTACCGAAACCAACTCCTCCACCCGGGGCCTGTTACCTCAGGACACTAACTCGAAAGCATCCTCTCGATCCAGGAAAACAG GGGCTGTGACTCGTGCGGGCCCGCGGGCCTTCTGTTCCTGTTCCACTTGCCCCGGCAGCTCTGCTTGCTGGCGTCGTCTGGGCCTGTGTCATAGCCGCATCTTTGATGTCCTCCTTCCTCGGGTCTGGCCCACCATGCCAGGGAGAGGATCCCCAAGCCTCCTCACTTTCTACAG AAAACCTACAAGGAAACACTCCACTCATCGTAATTCGCGTGCTCCAAGCTCTCGGGACTGCTGCTGTAGTTCTGGGGGCCCTAGGAGCTGCCTATTACACCACTGA